The proteins below come from a single Campylobacter sp. CCUG 57310 genomic window:
- the purD gene encoding phosphoribosylamine--glycine ligase, whose translation MDILIVGSGGREYAIGLKLKSEKNVGKIYFAPGNGATSKLGENIKYKNYEELAKFAKDKGINLTIVGPEAPLSEGIVDIFKTNDLTVFGPSKSAARLEGSKAYMKDFLARHAIKTAKYLNTDDVNKANEFIKSLKTPIVVKADGLCAGKGVIIAKTHEEAFEAAKEMLSGESFGEAGKRVVVEEFLDGFELSFFALCDGENFVSLPVAQDHKRLLDNDEGPNTGGMGAYAPSPLATKELIKQVEEEVVKPTLRGMKAEGNEFCGVLFVGLMVVENEPYVLEFNVRFGDPECEVLMPLIESDLSEILYKAASGRLSEIDVKIKDEFAVGVVVASKNYPYKNSPKAKISVEDVPLGSHIAYAGVSEESGEIYADGGRVLVCVASAKNIKEARDRAYKLCENVKFDGMQYRKDIAWQALR comes from the coding sequence ATGGATATACTAATAGTCGGCAGCGGCGGGCGCGAATACGCCATAGGCTTAAAGCTTAAAAGTGAAAAAAACGTCGGTAAAATCTACTTTGCTCCGGGCAATGGAGCCACTTCAAAACTTGGCGAAAATATCAAATATAAAAATTATGAAGAGCTTGCAAAATTTGCTAAAGACAAAGGTATAAATTTAACTATCGTAGGTCCTGAAGCGCCTCTTAGCGAAGGGATAGTTGATATCTTTAAGACAAACGACTTAACTGTCTTTGGACCAAGCAAGAGTGCCGCTAGGCTTGAGGGCTCAAAAGCTTATATGAAAGATTTTCTTGCAAGACACGCTATAAAAACGGCTAAATATCTAAATACTGATGACGTAAATAAAGCAAATGAATTTATAAAATCTTTAAAAACGCCGATCGTGGTAAAGGCGGACGGACTATGCGCAGGCAAGGGCGTAATAATAGCAAAAACTCATGAAGAGGCTTTTGAAGCTGCTAAAGAGATGTTAAGCGGCGAAAGCTTTGGCGAGGCCGGAAAAAGAGTAGTTGTAGAGGAGTTTTTGGACGGATTTGAGCTTAGTTTTTTTGCTCTATGCGATGGCGAAAATTTCGTAAGCTTGCCGGTAGCTCAAGATCACAAAAGACTGCTTGATAATGACGAGGGTCCAAACACGGGCGGTATGGGGGCGTATGCACCAAGTCCGCTAGCTACGAAAGAGCTTATAAAACAAGTTGAAGAAGAAGTAGTAAAGCCTACTTTAAGGGGTATGAAAGCTGAGGGAAATGAGTTTTGCGGAGTGCTCTTTGTAGGACTCATGGTGGTTGAAAACGAGCCTTATGTGCTTGAATTTAACGTTCGTTTCGGTGATCCCGAGTGTGAGGTTTTGATGCCTTTGATTGAATCTGATCTGAGTGAAATTTTATATAAGGCAGCAAGCGGAAGGCTTAGCGAAATAGACGTTAAGATAAAGGATGAATTTGCTGTTGGAGTCGTAGTTGCTAGCAAAAACTATCCTTATAAAAATAGCCCTAAAGCCAAAATAAGCGTAGAAGATGTTCCCCTAGGCTCTCATATAGCCTATGCGGGCGTTAGCGAGGAGAGCGGTGAAATTTACGCTGACGGCGGTAGAGTGCTAGTATGCGTAGCAAGTGCAAAAAACATAAAAGAGGCTAGAGATAGGGCTTATAAACTATGCGAAAATGTAAAATTTGACGGTATGCAGTATCGCAAAGATATCGCTTGGCAGGCTCTTAGATGA
- a CDS encoding LPS-assembly protein LptD: MFIRIFFILIFSVSALLSAQDFELLADDVNRQGDIVTAEKNVLVYSSEYLISADKAVYDQQKRILELFGNVNVMRGEDEVSRCGYAKIDLNSKDSSYEALFMMNRDMEVWMQSDESESNEKYYKTSGSIVSSCNVQDPDWSIKFSSGKLNKQSKFLHLYNPVFYLGKVPVFYLPYFGFSTDTRRRTGLLPPEFGYGKSDGFFYRQPIYIAEYNSWDIELNPQIRTMRGNGIYSKFRFVDSPYSKGFIAMGKFWDKASYKERQIAKNSNRLPLKNKTHEGIEVRYERDRLVKHLINENLQEGLWLDATKLNDIDYINLKSRSGGNNDENSLVTSKFNYFISSDQHYFGAYARYYIDTAKVGSLNENKDTLQEYPSFQYHKYVDSIFLPNLLYSVDLHSHNYTRKIGVKATQYEFKLPLSLHIPLVDEYLNFSYYHDFYATLVNYSNKIYRPTGDEDKSASYMENAHKFSLHTDLAKAYESFYHSLNFGIDYVFRGYHDGSLPDDYEATQNDEDIYVYDMLGRKYQNFIGSQYTQDEVAGRLTQYFFTGEGRKYLRHTISQGYYTQKSEYSNLKNIIAVFPFTNLSLYNKLEYSNKYKKLEKIQSGINYSNQYFGSNLWHTFERKNLQDKQNFIYGSGFINLPRQYRLLGGLQYDMQKKYTKQWHLGVSHKRKCWNYSVIYQQEIEPVTTTSGSASKKSKGVYFTINFYPMGGINYDFSLDSITDDGSKDQSR; this comes from the coding sequence ATGTTTATTAGAATATTTTTTATACTTATTTTTTCCGTTTCAGCTCTTTTAAGCGCTCAGGATTTTGAGCTTTTAGCCGATGACGTAAATCGTCAAGGAGATATCGTAACGGCTGAAAAAAACGTACTTGTTTATTCTTCAGAGTATCTGATAAGCGCGGACAAGGCTGTTTATGATCAGCAAAAACGTATCTTAGAGCTGTTTGGCAACGTAAACGTAATGCGTGGAGAGGATGAAGTATCTCGCTGCGGGTATGCTAAAATCGATCTAAACAGCAAGGATAGTAGCTACGAAGCGCTATTTATGATGAATCGCGATATGGAAGTTTGGATGCAAAGCGATGAGAGTGAGAGCAATGAGAAATACTACAAAACAAGCGGCTCTATCGTATCAAGTTGCAATGTCCAAGATCCTGATTGGAGTATCAAATTTAGTAGCGGAAAGCTAAATAAGCAAAGTAAATTCTTGCACCTTTATAATCCGGTTTTTTATCTGGGCAAAGTTCCTGTTTTTTATCTGCCTTATTTTGGATTTTCAACCGATACCAGACGCAGAACGGGGCTGCTTCCGCCTGAATTTGGCTACGGTAAAAGCGATGGATTTTTTTACAGGCAGCCGATTTATATAGCCGAATATAACTCATGGGACATAGAGCTAAATCCGCAGATTAGAACGATGCGCGGTAATGGAATTTATTCTAAATTTAGATTTGTTGATTCGCCTTATTCTAAAGGCTTTATTGCTATGGGCAAATTTTGGGACAAGGCAAGCTATAAAGAAAGGCAGATTGCCAAAAACTCAAACAGACTTCCTTTGAAAAATAAAACTCACGAAGGCATAGAGGTAAGGTATGAGCGTGATCGCTTGGTAAAGCATCTTATAAACGAGAATTTGCAAGAGGGATTGTGGCTTGACGCTACTAAATTAAACGATATAGATTATATAAATTTAAAGAGTAGAAGCGGGGGTAATAATGATGAAAATTCACTTGTTACTTCTAAATTTAACTACTTTATAAGTAGCGATCAGCACTATTTTGGAGCTTATGCAAGATATTATATAGATACTGCAAAAGTAGGTAGCCTAAACGAAAATAAAGACACATTGCAGGAGTATCCTAGCTTTCAGTATCACAAATACGTAGATTCTATCTTTTTGCCGAATTTGCTATACTCTGTTGATTTGCATTCGCACAATTACACTAGAAAGATAGGTGTAAAGGCTACTCAATACGAGTTTAAGCTTCCTTTGTCTTTGCATATTCCTCTTGTAGACGAATATCTGAATTTCTCCTACTATCATGATTTTTATGCTACTTTGGTTAATTATTCAAACAAAATTTATAGACCGACAGGCGATGAGGATAAGAGTGCAAGTTATATGGAAAATGCGCATAAATTCTCGCTTCATACTGATTTGGCTAAAGCTTATGAGAGCTTTTATCATAGCTTAAATTTTGGGATTGATTATGTGTTTAGAGGATATCATGACGGTAGTTTGCCTGATGATTATGAAGCTACTCAAAACGATGAGGATATCTATGTCTATGATATGCTTGGTCGCAAATATCAAAATTTCATAGGCTCTCAATACACCCAAGATGAAGTTGCCGGCAGATTAACACAGTATTTTTTCACCGGTGAGGGCAGAAAGTATCTAAGACACACAATTTCTCAAGGATACTATACGCAAAAGAGCGAGTACTCGAATTTAAAAAATATAATAGCCGTTTTTCCTTTTACGAATTTATCTCTTTATAATAAGCTTGAGTATTCTAATAAATATAAAAAATTAGAAAAAATACAATCGGGCATCAACTATTCAAACCAATATTTTGGCTCAAATTTATGGCATACCTTTGAACGCAAAAACTTACAAGATAAGCAAAATTTTATTTACGGCTCAGGTTTTATAAATTTGCCTCGTCAGTATAGACTGCTTGGCGGACTCCAGTATGATATGCAAAAAAAATATACCAAGCAGTGGCATTTAGGAGTTTCGCATAAGAGAAAATGCTGGAACTACTCCGTTATTTATCAGCAAGAGATTGAACCCGTTACAACAACAAGCGGTTCGGCATCCAAGAAGTCAAAAGGCGTTTATTTTACGATAAATTTCTATCCTATGGGTGGTATTAATTACGATTTCTCGTTAGACAGTATTACTGATGACGGCTCAAAGGATCAAAGCAGATGA
- a CDS encoding phosphoribosyltransferase family protein, which produces MSYIDELMFENQLEAAAKLLEILPKKELAENNYLVICSSIDSVILTDVVSRGLNLSYEMLFTERVFAPNNPECEIAMVSETDEILVHDELVKSFGISYDFIYGEAQRKYEEKILKNVYKYRKGNLIGNLKDRNILLIDEGCETGITALICIKTLMKEGVKSVRYATPLIATNVASQLTQLVDEIYAVHKIANFIDVDFYYKNKIEPKPSVILSILEESPFYIPLQKQGDIKACNIQ; this is translated from the coding sequence ATGAGTTATATAGACGAGCTTATGTTTGAAAACCAGCTTGAAGCCGCTGCTAAGCTACTTGAAATTTTGCCCAAAAAAGAGCTTGCGGAGAACAACTATCTTGTTATCTGCTCTTCTATCGACTCCGTTATATTAACTGACGTAGTATCAAGAGGGCTAAATTTAAGCTACGAAATGCTCTTTACGGAAAGAGTTTTTGCTCCGAACAATCCTGAGTGCGAGATTGCTATGGTAAGCGAAACCGATGAGATACTTGTGCATGACGAGCTTGTTAAGTCATTTGGGATAAGTTATGACTTCATATACGGTGAAGCTCAAAGAAAGTATGAGGAGAAAATTTTAAAAAACGTATATAAGTACAGAAAAGGAAATTTAATAGGAAATTTAAAAGATAGAAACATCTTGTTGATTGACGAGGGTTGCGAGACGGGCATAACTGCTCTCATTTGCATCAAAACTCTTATGAAAGAAGGTGTTAAATCCGTTAGATACGCTACTCCGCTTATAGCTACCAATGTAGCAAGTCAATTAACTCAACTTGTAGATGAAATTTATGCCGTACATAAGATCGCAAATTTTATTGACGTGGATTTTTACTACAAGAACAAGATCGAACCAAAGCCGTCAGTTATACTCTCTATATTGGAAGAGAGTCCATTTTATATACCACTACAAAAACAAGGAGATATTAAAGCATGCAATATTCAATAG
- a CDS encoding RDD family protein, producing the protein MSENILDKLDREGIRLASAKKRAMSYLIDELLISILFTVIYWGKFAETSSYEEVMNITYSLIPQVVMLKVLYQAFFIWYYGATLGKIAMKIVCVDLALLDKPNLGASIIRSIVRIISENCFFLGFAWALGNQTLQTWHDLVAKTVVIDVY; encoded by the coding sequence ATGAGCGAAAATATCCTAGATAAGCTTGACAGAGAAGGTATTCGCTTAGCTTCTGCCAAAAAGCGCGCCATGTCTTATCTGATAGATGAGCTTTTGATATCCATCTTGTTTACCGTGATTTACTGGGGCAAATTTGCAGAGACGAGCAGCTATGAAGAGGTGATGAATATCACTTACTCTTTGATTCCTCAAGTTGTGATGCTAAAGGTTTTGTATCAAGCGTTTTTTATCTGGTATTACGGCGCAACTCTTGGCAAAATCGCCATGAAGATAGTTTGTGTAGATTTAGCGCTTTTAGATAAGCCGAATTTGGGCGCTTCCATCATAAGAAGTATCGTTAGGATCATTAGTGAAAACTGCTTTTTCCTTGGCTTTGCTTGGGCGCTTGGAAACCAAACCCTTCAAACGTGGCATGATTTGGTCGCAAAGACAGTGGTGATCGATGTTTATTAG
- a CDS encoding ATP-binding protein — translation MKNPFPFETLADGSTFYGRQNELDKIYKFAKNSSNLLIYSKRRMGKTTLIKEFMRRHQEEFVCIYSDIFDMTCGEDFVKELLRNVAKSQKANFQSTFKFILAKLKRISFEITLDPLTYELSASPMIKNASFDEAMDDLFNMLDEISKEKKVVFIIDEFQQIAEFSGLRIDARLRKFMQTSKNISFIFLGSKRHILTSLFSHKMPLFEMATHFELGALKQNEIYKYAKNFLKTTQAQINELAGICKFDTKLIQNVLYFIYENEKTIDKKAVLGALDIVLQSKDGAYRLVFDTFTGNQKKALEIIIKGQKEYFSLGVLSQFNISKTSLQAALKQLFAKEIIDKQDGEFFIPDTTFGFWLERVFKHR, via the coding sequence ATGAAAAATCCGTTTCCATTTGAAACCTTAGCTGACGGCTCGACATTTTACGGTAGGCAAAACGAACTTGATAAAATTTATAAATTTGCCAAAAACTCTTCAAATTTGCTTATCTATTCAAAAAGACGCATGGGTAAAACCACGCTCATTAAGGAGTTTATGCGCCGTCATCAAGAGGAATTTGTCTGTATATATAGCGACATCTTCGATATGACTTGCGGAGAGGATTTTGTAAAAGAGCTGCTTAGAAATGTCGCCAAATCACAAAAAGCAAATTTTCAAAGTACATTTAAGTTTATCCTTGCCAAACTCAAAAGAATAAGCTTTGAGATCACGCTTGATCCGCTTACTTACGAACTTTCGGCAAGTCCGATGATAAAAAACGCAAGCTTTGACGAGGCGATGGATGATCTGTTTAATATGCTTGATGAAATTTCAAAAGAGAAAAAAGTAGTTTTTATCATCGATGAATTTCAGCAAATAGCCGAGTTTAGCGGGCTTAGGATAGATGCGAGGTTGCGTAAATTTATGCAGACCAGTAAAAATATCTCGTTTATATTTCTTGGCTCAAAGCGGCATATATTAACTTCACTTTTTAGCCATAAAATGCCTCTTTTTGAGATGGCTACTCATTTTGAACTTGGCGCGTTAAAGCAAAATGAAATTTATAAATACGCTAAAAATTTCTTAAAAACAACTCAGGCTCAGATAAACGAGCTTGCCGGTATATGCAAATTTGATACGAAGCTTATACAAAATGTTTTGTATTTTATCTATGAAAATGAAAAAACAATTGATAAAAAAGCGGTTTTAGGCGCACTTGATATAGTGCTGCAAAGCAAAGATGGCGCTTACAGGCTGGTTTTTGATACATTTACAGGCAATCAAAAAAAAGCTCTTGAAATCATCATCAAAGGACAAAAAGAGTATTTTTCACTCGGTGTTTTGTCGCAATTTAACATAAGCAAAACGTCCTTGCAAGCGGCACTTAAACAGCTTTTTGCTAAAGAGATAATAGATAAGCAAGATGGGGAATTTTTTATCCCCGATACGACATTTGGCTTTTGGCTTGAGAGGGTTTTTAAGCATAGATAA
- a CDS encoding uroporphyrinogen-III synthase — MIYLVGSNFDYEGAKTLRLNEIKFSEFEVDLSEFEALIITSKNSIKALEFNKIKIDKNLQIYAIGDASANAAKQVGFDRIYIGQNSYGKEFASEILLLLKDKKTLYLRAKKTVSNLGGILETAGVNITQIVAYENVCLKAEIGLKPEPKSVIIFTAPSAVKNFISNFGWDDSYKAVSIGQTTSKELDKFTTATTSEIQSVESCIRLAKTLL, encoded by the coding sequence ATGATCTATCTAGTCGGTTCAAATTTTGATTATGAGGGCGCAAAGACGCTTAGGTTAAATGAGATTAAATTTAGCGAATTTGAAGTTGATTTAAGCGAATTTGAAGCGCTTATCATAACCTCTAAAAACTCTATAAAAGCGTTAGAATTTAATAAAATCAAAATCGATAAAAATTTGCAAATTTACGCCATAGGCGACGCAAGTGCAAACGCGGCAAAGCAGGTAGGATTTGATAGAATTTATATCGGGCAAAACTCCTATGGAAAAGAGTTTGCAAGCGAAATTTTACTGCTTTTAAAAGATAAAAAAACGCTTTATCTAAGAGCTAAAAAAACAGTTTCAAATTTAGGTGGGATTTTAGAAACCGCAGGCGTTAATATAACTCAGATAGTAGCTTACGAAAATGTCTGCTTGAAGGCGGAAATAGGGCTAAAGCCTGAACCAAAAAGCGTGATCATATTTACCGCTCCTTCGGCGGTTAAGAATTTTATCTCAAATTTTGGCTGGGATGATAGCTATAAGGCTGTTAGCATAGGACAAACGACAAGCAAAGAGCTGGATAAATTTACAACTGCTACCACAAGTGAAATTCAAAGCGTAGAGTCTTGTATAAGGCTTGCTAAAACATTACTTTAA